In the Streptomyces sp. BHT-5-2 genome, one interval contains:
- a CDS encoding thioredoxin domain-containing protein, which translates to MVASAGKTDNGGDATRKSSGAKWRNYAVTAVGLAVVCGAAVVVGQFSRANEATAIEPPSGALGKTDDTKLDLPVKPTIPVTLTVYEDPRSPDSRDFAQQYADTFSHLLASGQVQINYRLVTQSDRQYGGSGAREAAAAAACAQDQGRFSQFMDQLWKQQPAPTTDGLKNRNLLKEIAKKAKKIERDTFDLCLDRGSRQGWVKKAQEDYAASGLGPVPVVQINGRTLPDPKTQLTPKKLTALVTKEARQVAAAPPATPSPTPTS; encoded by the coding sequence ATGGTGGCCTCCGCAGGGAAAACGGACAACGGTGGCGACGCGACGCGAAAGAGCTCCGGCGCCAAGTGGCGCAACTACGCGGTGACGGCCGTCGGCCTCGCCGTGGTCTGTGGAGCGGCGGTCGTCGTCGGCCAGTTCTCCCGCGCCAACGAGGCGACGGCCATCGAGCCGCCCTCCGGTGCCTTGGGGAAGACGGACGACACAAAGCTGGACCTTCCGGTCAAGCCGACCATCCCGGTCACGCTGACGGTGTACGAGGACCCGCGCAGCCCCGACTCGCGCGACTTCGCCCAGCAGTACGCCGACACGTTCTCGCACCTCCTGGCGTCCGGCCAGGTCCAGATCAACTACCGGTTGGTCACCCAGAGCGACCGGCAGTACGGGGGGAGCGGCGCGCGGGAGGCCGCCGCCGCGGCCGCCTGCGCCCAGGACCAGGGCCGCTTCAGCCAGTTCATGGACCAGCTGTGGAAGCAGCAGCCGGCTCCGACGACCGACGGTCTGAAGAACCGCAATCTCCTCAAGGAGATCGCCAAGAAGGCCAAGAAGATCGAGCGCGACACCTTCGATCTCTGCCTCGACCGCGGCTCGCGCCAGGGCTGGGTGAAGAAGGCACAGGAGGACTACGCCGCCTCGGGCCTGGGGCCGGTCCCCGTCGTCCAGATCAACGGGCGCACCCTCCCGGACCCCAAGACCCAGCTGACGCCGAAGAAGCTCACCGCTCTGGTCACCAAGGAGGCGCGCCAGGTGGCGGCCGCGCCGCCGGCGACCCCCTCGCCCACACCCACGTCGTGA
- a CDS encoding GlxA family transcriptional regulator translates to MHTVAILALDQVVPFDLAAPLEIFGRTRLPDGRRPYRTRVCAATPQVRTDGFALHIERGLEALADADTVIVPGCAEQAPVPHPEALRALRAAAAAGTRIASVCVGAFVLAEAGLLDGLRATTHWAAAAELARRYPLVDAQPDALYVDNGQILTSAGAAASMDLCLHMIRRDLGSAVAADAARMSVMPLEREGGQAQFIVHEHPPVPQGSTLQPVLDWIEDNLAHEITLKAMADRSGMSERTFSRRFREQTGSTPVQWVLRARVRRAQFLLENTDHPVERIAHQAGFGSPTAFRERFRRVVGTTPQSYRTAFQGRPPARPDGVPARQDGVGVQT, encoded by the coding sequence ATGCACACCGTGGCCATCCTCGCCCTCGACCAGGTGGTGCCGTTCGACCTGGCGGCGCCCCTGGAGATCTTCGGCCGCACCCGGCTGCCCGACGGCCGCCGCCCCTACCGCACACGGGTCTGCGCGGCCACGCCGCAGGTACGGACCGACGGCTTCGCCCTGCACATCGAGCGCGGCCTGGAGGCGCTGGCGGACGCCGACACGGTCATCGTGCCCGGCTGCGCGGAGCAGGCCCCCGTACCGCACCCGGAGGCGCTGCGGGCCCTCCGCGCCGCCGCGGCCGCCGGCACGAGGATCGCCTCGGTCTGTGTGGGGGCCTTCGTCCTGGCCGAAGCCGGGCTGCTGGACGGGCTGCGCGCCACCACCCACTGGGCGGCGGCGGCCGAACTCGCCCGCCGCTACCCGCTCGTCGACGCCCAGCCCGACGCCCTCTACGTCGACAACGGCCAGATCCTCACCTCGGCCGGTGCCGCGGCGAGCATGGACCTCTGCCTGCACATGATCCGGCGCGACCTCGGCTCGGCGGTCGCCGCGGACGCGGCACGGATGTCCGTGATGCCCCTGGAACGGGAGGGCGGCCAAGCCCAGTTCATCGTCCACGAGCATCCGCCGGTGCCGCAGGGCTCCACGCTCCAGCCCGTCCTCGACTGGATCGAGGACAACCTCGCCCACGAGATCACCCTCAAGGCGATGGCCGACCGCTCCGGGATGAGCGAGCGCACCTTCAGCCGCCGCTTCCGCGAACAGACCGGCTCCACCCCGGTGCAGTGGGTGCTCCGGGCCCGGGTCCGCCGGGCCCAGTTCCTCCTGGAGAACACCGACCACCCGGTCGAACGCATCGCCCACCAGGCCGGCTTCGGCTCGCCGACCGCGTTCCGTGAGCGGTTCCGCCGGGTGGTCGGCACCACCCCGCAGTCCTACCGCACCGCCTTCCAGGGACGGCCCCCGGCGCGTCCGGACGGCGTCCCGGCACGTCAGGACGGGGTCGGCGTCCAGACGTAG
- a CDS encoding response regulator transcription factor — MSRTPHSPDARAATPGRRIRLLLCDDHAVVRAGLRALLSAEPGIEVVGEAATGEEALAVAAKQRPDVVLMDLSLGTGIDGIETTRRLVTEVPGARVLVLTTYDTDADVTRAVQVGATGYLLKAERPEELFAAIAAAAEGRAVLSAPAANRVMERVRKPHAALTDRQLDILAQLARGLGNREIARALFISEATVKTHLVRIYAKLGVDTRAGAVAAAKEQRLIP, encoded by the coding sequence ATGTCCCGTACCCCGCACTCCCCCGACGCCCGCGCCGCCACGCCCGGCCGGCGGATCCGCCTGCTGCTCTGCGACGACCACGCCGTGGTCCGGGCCGGTCTGCGCGCCCTGCTGTCCGCCGAACCGGGCATCGAGGTCGTCGGCGAGGCGGCCACCGGCGAGGAAGCCCTGGCGGTCGCCGCCAAACAGCGGCCCGACGTGGTGCTGATGGACCTCAGCCTGGGCACCGGCATCGACGGGATCGAGACCACCCGCCGCCTCGTCACCGAGGTCCCGGGCGCCCGCGTCCTGGTGCTCACCACGTACGACACCGACGCCGATGTCACCCGCGCCGTCCAGGTCGGCGCGACCGGCTATCTCCTGAAGGCCGAGCGGCCCGAGGAGCTGTTCGCCGCGATCGCGGCGGCGGCGGAGGGGCGGGCCGTGCTGTCGGCGCCCGCGGCCAACCGCGTGATGGAACGCGTACGCAAGCCCCATGCCGCGCTCACCGACCGCCAGTTGGACATCCTGGCCCAGCTCGCCCGTGGCCTGGGCAACCGTGAGATCGCCCGCGCCCTGTTCATCAGCGAGGCGACCGTCAAGACACACCTCGTCCGCATCTACGCCAAACTCGGCGTCGACACCCGGGCTGGCGCGGTCGCCGCGGCCAAGGAACAGCGGCTGATCCCCTGA
- a CDS encoding S9 family peptidase, whose amino-acid sequence MAAAEPSVAGLVILAGDTQPMHRAAVRVARHLADLAPTPGAQALVDTLTRQAALVDSPDLSPATPAADLPLGLSGSYWLDLRAYDPVATAATLDIPLLILQGGRDYQVTVEDDLAGWRTGRAHRPEVTVHVHDAADHLFFPGAGPSTPADYQRPQHVDPAVIADIATWLAPGMDA is encoded by the coding sequence GTGGCCGCGGCGGAACCGTCCGTCGCCGGCCTGGTGATCCTCGCCGGCGACACCCAGCCGATGCACCGGGCCGCCGTCCGCGTCGCCCGCCATCTCGCCGACCTCGCCCCGACTCCCGGGGCCCAGGCACTCGTCGACACCCTCACCCGCCAGGCCGCCCTCGTCGACAGCCCCGACCTCTCACCCGCCACACCCGCCGCCGACCTGCCCCTGGGCCTCTCCGGCTCCTACTGGCTGGACCTGCGCGCCTACGACCCAGTCGCAACCGCCGCCACGCTCGACATCCCCCTGCTCATCCTCCAGGGCGGACGCGACTACCAAGTCACCGTCGAGGACGACCTCGCCGGCTGGCGGACCGGCCGGGCACACCGCCCGGAGGTCACCGTCCACGTCCACGACGCCGCCGACCACCTCTTCTTCCCGGGAGCCGGACCTTCCACCCCCGCCGACTACCAACGCCCCCAGCATGTGGACCCCGCGGTCATCGCCGACATCGCCACCTGGCTGGCTCCAGGCATGGACGCCTGA
- a CDS encoding DinB family protein gives MTDTQATTRDQSESPADEVPAVTGERAEWLEALAKHRHFLRFTTRDLTDEQAGRRTTAGELCLGGLIKHVSAVEERWVDFILHGTSAMPDFTAMTEDDLARRADQFRMLPGETLAGVLADYEAVARRTDEVVAALPDLDRAWPLPKAPWFEPGTQWSARRVLMHIVAETAQHAGHADIVRESLDGAKSMG, from the coding sequence ATGACCGACACCCAGGCGACCACCCGCGACCAGTCCGAGTCCCCGGCCGACGAGGTCCCGGCCGTCACCGGCGAGCGCGCCGAATGGCTGGAGGCACTGGCCAAGCACCGGCACTTCCTGCGCTTCACCACCCGGGACCTCACCGACGAGCAGGCCGGACGGCGCACCACCGCCGGCGAGTTGTGTCTGGGCGGTCTGATCAAGCATGTCAGCGCGGTCGAGGAGCGCTGGGTGGACTTCATCCTGCACGGCACCTCGGCGATGCCGGACTTCACGGCGATGACCGAGGACGACCTGGCCCGTCGTGCCGACCAGTTCCGGATGCTGCCCGGCGAGACGCTGGCCGGCGTACTGGCCGACTACGAGGCGGTGGCCCGCCGGACCGACGAGGTGGTGGCCGCCCTGCCCGACCTGGACCGTGCCTGGCCGCTGCCCAAGGCGCCCTGGTTCGAGCCCGGCACACAGTGGTCGGCCCGTCGGGTGCTGATGCACATCGTCGCCGAGACCGCGCAGCACGCCGGGCACGCCGACATCGTCCGCGAGTCCCTGGACGGCGCCAAGAGCATGGGCTAG
- a CDS encoding DJ-1/PfpI family protein has translation MLAQFVLFDGFDPLDVVAPYEVLHCAGQLTAGAVRTELVSAEGPREVPSGLAGVSLRAVAALDPERADLVVLPGAVGDLRDPAELSEAEAERTIAAILRRTLDTALPRLAGAALARPDTLVATVCGGSLILAMAGLVRGRPVSTHPMGREVLVAGGAEHVDARVVDDGDLVTGGGVTSGLDLALHLVEREIGPRVAAAVERVLVHERRGTVWSATGTAPVLSV, from the coding sequence ATGCTCGCCCAGTTCGTTCTGTTCGACGGCTTCGACCCGTTGGACGTCGTCGCGCCCTACGAGGTGCTGCACTGTGCCGGTCAGCTCACCGCGGGTGCGGTCCGGACCGAGCTGGTCAGCGCGGAGGGGCCGCGGGAGGTCCCCAGCGGGCTGGCGGGGGTCTCGCTGCGGGCCGTCGCCGCGCTCGACCCGGAGCGCGCCGACCTCGTCGTGCTGCCGGGTGCGGTGGGTGATCTGCGCGATCCGGCGGAGCTGAGCGAGGCGGAAGCGGAGCGGACCATCGCGGCGATCCTGCGCCGCACCCTCGACACCGCTCTGCCGCGGCTGGCCGGCGCGGCGCTGGCCCGGCCGGACACGCTGGTGGCGACGGTCTGCGGCGGTTCGCTGATCCTGGCCATGGCGGGGCTCGTCAGGGGGCGCCCGGTCAGCACCCATCCCATGGGCCGGGAGGTACTGGTGGCCGGCGGCGCCGAGCACGTCGACGCACGGGTCGTGGACGACGGTGACCTCGTCACCGGCGGCGGTGTCACCTCGGGGCTCGACCTCGCGCTCCATCTCGTCGAGCGGGAGATCGGTCCCCGGGTGGCTGCTGCCGTCGAGCGGGTCCTGGTGCATGAGCGGCGCGGCACCGTCTGGTCGGCAACCGGCACCGCCCCCGTCCTCTCGGTCTGA
- a CDS encoding ABC-F family ATP-binding cassette domain-containing protein, with protein sequence MITVRDVELRAGARLLLSDVSFTVSPGDRIGLVGRNGAGKTTLMTALAGRARPAVGTVTHTGPVGHLAQDYRAADPAGTVADRILSARGLDVALHRLRAAESAMADADDPRGLERAMAAYARAETAFQAGGGYAAEAEAARVAAGLGLPQRVLNGPVGALSGGQRRRVELARILFAGHQGTLLLDEPTNHLDADSLGWLRTFLRAHQGGLVVISHDSGLLADVVNRVFHLDATRATIDLHNTGWTGYLAQRAADERRRTRERSNAERKAASLHAQAEKMKARSATAVMARSMARRADRMLADLEPARRREKVARIRLPEPHPCGRMPLGAISLAKSYGDHQVLTGVDLAVDRGSRLVILGLNGAGKTTLLRILAGAETPDAGRVVHGQGLRLGYFAQEHDTLDGTRTVRDNLAAVAPHLTDQEIRRVLGAFLFAGDDADKPAGVLSGGEKTRLALAGLVHSGANVLLLDEPTNNLDPASRDEVLAAVGSYPGAIVMVTHDEGAIDALRPDRVLLLPDADEDLWNEEYRELVTLA encoded by the coding sequence ATGATCACCGTTCGCGATGTCGAGCTGCGCGCCGGCGCCCGCCTGCTGCTCTCCGATGTCTCCTTCACCGTCTCGCCCGGCGACCGGATCGGCCTGGTCGGCCGCAACGGCGCGGGCAAGACCACTCTCATGACCGCCCTCGCGGGCCGGGCCAGGCCCGCCGTGGGGACCGTCACCCACACCGGCCCGGTCGGCCATCTCGCGCAGGACTACCGGGCCGCCGACCCGGCCGGCACGGTCGCCGACCGGATCCTCTCCGCCCGCGGACTGGACGTGGCCCTGCACCGACTGCGCGCGGCCGAGTCCGCGATGGCCGACGCCGACGACCCGCGCGGGCTGGAGCGCGCGATGGCCGCCTACGCCCGCGCGGAGACCGCGTTCCAGGCCGGCGGCGGATACGCCGCGGAGGCCGAGGCGGCCCGGGTCGCCGCGGGGCTCGGCCTGCCGCAGCGGGTGCTGAACGGGCCCGTCGGAGCCCTCTCCGGCGGCCAGCGGCGCCGCGTCGAACTCGCCCGGATCCTCTTCGCCGGGCACCAGGGCACCCTGCTGCTGGACGAGCCCACCAACCACCTCGACGCCGACTCGCTCGGCTGGCTCCGCACCTTCCTCCGGGCCCACCAGGGCGGGCTGGTGGTGATCAGCCATGACTCCGGCCTGCTCGCGGACGTCGTCAACCGCGTCTTCCACCTCGACGCCACCCGCGCGACGATCGACCTCCACAACACCGGCTGGACCGGGTATCTCGCCCAGCGGGCCGCGGACGAGCGGCGCCGCACCCGCGAACGGTCCAACGCCGAACGCAAGGCGGCGTCCCTGCATGCCCAGGCCGAGAAGATGAAGGCCCGCTCGGCCACCGCCGTGATGGCCAGGAGCATGGCCCGCCGCGCCGACCGCATGCTGGCCGATCTCGAACCGGCCAGGCGGCGTGAGAAGGTCGCCCGGATCCGGCTGCCCGAGCCGCACCCCTGCGGCCGGATGCCACTCGGCGCGATCAGCCTCGCCAAGTCCTACGGCGACCACCAGGTCCTCACCGGCGTCGATCTGGCCGTGGACCGGGGCAGCCGCCTGGTGATCCTCGGCCTCAACGGCGCCGGGAAGACCACACTGCTACGGATCCTCGCCGGCGCGGAGACCCCGGACGCCGGCCGGGTCGTGCACGGGCAGGGGCTGCGGCTGGGCTACTTCGCCCAGGAACACGACACGCTCGACGGCACCCGCACCGTCCGCGACAATCTCGCGGCCGTCGCCCCGCATCTCACGGACCAGGAGATCCGCCGGGTGCTGGGGGCGTTCCTGTTCGCCGGGGACGACGCCGACAAGCCCGCCGGCGTCCTCTCGGGCGGTGAGAAGACCCGGCTGGCGCTGGCCGGGCTCGTCCACTCCGGGGCCAATGTGCTGCTCCTGGACGAGCCGACCAACAACCTCGACCCCGCCTCCAGGGACGAGGTGCTGGCCGCGGTCGGCTCCTACCCCGGCGCGATCGTGATGGTCACCCACGACGAGGGCGCCATCGACGCCCTGCGCCCCGACCGGGTGCTCCTGCTGCCCGACGCGGACGAGGACCTGTGGAACGAGGAGTACCGGGAGCTGGTGACCCTGGCCTGA
- a CDS encoding alpha/beta fold hydrolase: protein MTEPMTKPTAGPTTEPTTTTMTVETATVRGLRLAYADAGGPGEPLLALHGHFGRARAFAGLAAALAPEFRVIALEQRGHGRSDHPDDLSPDAYVADAAAFVRALGLGPLPVLGHSMGGVVAFRLAARHPELVRALVVEEGGALNRRPEVAHPVLDVRDWPRRAPTLGALRREVEARGIPDAGYFLESAVERPDGWGFLFDHADMMRSQEALVGDWWPDWLAGTCPALLLHGLDSFVLPTSMAREMAERRPATTLREFPGCGHWLHDDDPTGFATAVREFLTAL from the coding sequence ATGACCGAGCCCATGACCAAGCCCACGGCCGGACCGACGACCGAGCCCACGACCACGACCATGACTGTCGAGACCGCCACGGTGCGGGGCCTGCGACTGGCCTATGCGGATGCCGGCGGTCCCGGCGAGCCGCTGTTGGCCCTGCACGGCCACTTCGGGCGGGCCCGCGCCTTCGCCGGACTGGCGGCCGCGCTGGCACCGGAGTTCCGGGTGATCGCCCTGGAACAGCGCGGCCACGGCCGGAGCGACCACCCCGACGACCTCTCCCCGGACGCCTATGTGGCCGACGCGGCCGCGTTCGTGCGGGCCCTCGGGCTGGGGCCGCTGCCGGTGCTCGGCCACTCGATGGGCGGTGTGGTGGCCTTCCGCCTGGCGGCGCGCCATCCCGAGCTCGTCCGGGCCCTGGTCGTCGAGGAGGGCGGCGCGCTCAACCGCCGCCCCGAGGTGGCCCATCCGGTCCTGGACGTCCGGGACTGGCCGCGCCGCGCGCCGACGCTGGGCGCACTGCGCCGCGAGGTCGAGGCGCGCGGCATCCCCGACGCCGGCTACTTCCTGGAGAGCGCCGTCGAACGCCCCGACGGCTGGGGCTTCCTCTTCGACCACGCGGACATGATGCGGTCCCAGGAGGCCCTGGTCGGTGACTGGTGGCCCGACTGGCTGGCCGGCACCTGCCCGGCACTGCTGCTGCACGGCCTGGACAGTTTCGTCCTGCCGACGTCGATGGCACGGGAGATGGCCGAGCGCCGGCCGGCCACCACCCTGCGGGAGTTCCCCGGCTGCGGCCACTGGCTGCACGACGACGATCCGACCGGATTCGCCACGGCGGTGAGGGAGTTCCTGACCGCACTGTGA
- a CDS encoding tautomerase family protein: MPFVRIDALRADGERLDALGRAVQDALVETIGIPPDDRFQVLTSHDGVNSTLRHGTYYGVQRDDDIVYVAITLRTGRTDEQKQALYRRIAELAQEYAGTEPRNVFVLLTENTSSDWSLGNGVAQYLAPA, from the coding sequence ATGCCCTTCGTACGCATCGACGCACTGCGGGCCGACGGCGAGCGGCTCGATGCGCTCGGCCGCGCCGTGCAGGACGCCCTGGTCGAGACGATCGGCATCCCGCCGGACGACCGATTCCAGGTCCTGACCAGCCACGACGGCGTCAACAGCACGCTGCGCCACGGCACTTACTACGGCGTGCAGCGCGACGACGACATCGTCTACGTGGCGATCACCCTGCGCACGGGACGCACGGACGAGCAGAAGCAGGCGCTCTACCGGCGGATCGCCGAACTGGCCCAGGAGTACGCGGGCACCGAACCGCGCAATGTGTTCGTCCTGCTGACCGAGAACACCTCAAGTGACTGGTCGCTCGGCAACGGGGTGGCGCAGTACCTCGCACCCGCGTAG
- a CDS encoding IS110 family transposase: MIDVSEIGAFLGLDVGKSEHHATAVTPAGRKAFDKRLPNSEPKLRDVFAKLKAKHGTVLVVVDQPASIGALPLAVARDMDCPVAYLPGLTMRRIADLYPGEAKTDARDAFIIADAARSMPHTLRAVELADEAVAELEMIVGFDDDLAGEATRISNRLRGLLTQIHPSLERVLGPRMQHPAVLKLLDQCGSPAQVRKAGRRRLVNLIRPKAPRMAERLVDDIFTALDEQTVVVPGTAAAALIVPSLASSLQSVLDQRKLLATRIEELLEAHPLSKVLTSMPGIGVRTGARILIDIGDASSFPSAAHLAAYAGLAPATRSSGSSIRGEQPSRRGNKQLKRAFFLSAFAALADPVSRAYYDKKIAQGKHHTQALLCLARRRADVLFAMLRDGTFYQPQPAPTG; encoded by the coding sequence GTGATCGACGTCAGTGAGATCGGCGCCTTCCTCGGCCTGGACGTCGGCAAGAGCGAACACCACGCCACCGCCGTCACTCCGGCCGGAAGGAAGGCCTTCGACAAGCGGCTGCCCAACAGCGAACCCAAGCTCCGCGACGTGTTCGCCAAGCTGAAAGCCAAGCACGGCACCGTGCTCGTGGTCGTCGACCAGCCCGCCTCCATCGGCGCCCTGCCGCTGGCCGTGGCCCGCGACATGGACTGCCCCGTGGCTTACCTGCCGGGCCTGACGATGCGGCGGATCGCCGACCTCTACCCCGGTGAAGCCAAAACCGACGCCCGCGACGCCTTCATCATCGCGGACGCGGCCCGGTCGATGCCGCACACTCTGCGGGCCGTCGAGCTTGCCGACGAGGCAGTAGCCGAGCTGGAAATGATCGTGGGTTTCGACGACGACCTGGCCGGCGAAGCCACCCGCATCAGCAACAGACTGCGGGGACTGCTGACACAGATCCACCCGTCGCTGGAACGGGTACTGGGACCGCGAATGCAGCACCCAGCCGTGCTCAAGCTGCTCGACCAGTGCGGTTCGCCGGCCCAGGTCCGCAAGGCCGGACGGCGTCGGCTGGTGAACCTGATCCGCCCAAAGGCACCACGGATGGCGGAACGGCTCGTCGATGACATCTTCACCGCCCTGGACGAGCAGACAGTGGTCGTGCCAGGCACGGCCGCGGCCGCATTGATCGTCCCCAGCCTCGCCAGCTCGCTCCAGTCGGTACTTGACCAGCGCAAACTCCTCGCCACAAGGATCGAGGAACTGCTGGAGGCTCACCCTCTTTCCAAGGTCCTGACGTCCATGCCGGGGATCGGCGTCAGGACCGGAGCACGCATCCTCATCGACATCGGCGACGCCAGCAGCTTCCCCAGCGCCGCCCACCTCGCCGCCTACGCCGGCCTCGCCCCGGCAACCCGCAGTTCCGGGTCCTCCATCCGCGGCGAACAGCCATCGCGCAGAGGAAACAAACAGCTCAAACGCGCCTTCTTCCTCTCCGCGTTCGCCGCCCTGGCCGACCCCGTCTCCAGGGCCTACTACGACAAGAAGATCGCCCAGGGAAAACACCACACCCAAGCCCTCCTCTGCCTCGCCAGACGACGAGCCGACGTGCTCTTCGCCATGCTCCGCGACGGCACCTTCTACCAACCCCAACCAGCCCCCACGGGTTGA
- a CDS encoding SRPBCC family protein: protein MAGFRIERVAPCSPDAAWQRLVCWEAHSARVPLTAITVTTPPPTHEGTTFVARTGLGPLAFDDEMRVVRWEPPGASGDGTAVGRCRIEKRGRVVGGWSEIEVAPRAGGCRVVWSGEVRPRGVPGTLRPVVAWSARWLYGRIVDGLLGR from the coding sequence GTGGCCGGGTTCCGGATCGAGCGCGTCGCGCCGTGTTCCCCCGACGCGGCGTGGCAGCGGCTGGTGTGCTGGGAGGCGCACTCCGCGCGGGTGCCGCTGACCGCGATCACCGTGACGACGCCCCCTCCGACGCACGAGGGCACCACGTTCGTCGCCCGTACCGGGCTCGGGCCGCTGGCGTTCGACGATGAGATGCGTGTGGTGCGGTGGGAGCCGCCCGGCGCCTCGGGCGACGGGACGGCGGTGGGGCGGTGCCGGATCGAGAAGCGGGGGCGGGTCGTGGGCGGGTGGTCGGAGATCGAGGTGGCGCCCAGGGCTGGGGGCTGCCGCGTCGTGTGGAGCGGAGAGGTGCGGCCGCGCGGGGTCCCCGGGACGTTGCGCCCTGTGGTGGCCTGGTCGGCGCGGTGGCTTTACGGCCGCATCGTGGACGGGCTGTTGGGCCGGTAG
- a CDS encoding LLM class F420-dependent oxidoreductase has translation MTVGVALNPTDPANQIDASVALAKEAAAAGLRSAWFGQTFGADSPQLAAIVGREVPGLHVGTSAVPVFGRHPLIVSSQAQTAQAATHGRYHLGLALGTRLLTEGGFGIPFERPVARLREFLTALRQLTETGSADFHGELLTAATPIPARVPGAESGVPLLVAAMGPRALRVSGELADGILPYLAGPRALADHIVPAVTAAAEAAGRPAPRIVALVHGVVTDDADAVRATAAEQLAFYEQVPSYARAIELSGARRAVDVAVIGDERTVAAEVQRYRDAGATEVVFVGTEIDGDTNRRRTWDLLGTLAG, from the coding sequence ATGACCGTAGGAGTCGCCCTCAACCCGACCGATCCCGCCAATCAGATCGACGCGAGCGTGGCGCTCGCCAAGGAGGCCGCGGCCGCGGGGCTGCGATCCGCGTGGTTCGGCCAGACCTTCGGCGCGGACTCGCCCCAGCTCGCCGCGATCGTCGGCCGCGAAGTGCCCGGACTGCACGTGGGGACGTCCGCCGTCCCCGTCTTCGGACGTCACCCGCTGATCGTCTCCAGCCAGGCCCAGACCGCACAGGCGGCCACCCACGGCCGCTACCACCTCGGCCTCGCGCTCGGCACCAGGCTCCTGACCGAGGGCGGCTTCGGAATCCCCTTCGAACGGCCCGTCGCCCGCCTGCGGGAATTCCTCACCGCGCTACGGCAGTTGACCGAGACCGGCAGCGCCGACTTCCACGGTGAGCTCCTCACCGCGGCCACTCCCATACCCGCCCGGGTGCCGGGCGCGGAGTCCGGCGTCCCGTTGCTCGTCGCCGCGATGGGCCCGCGGGCCCTGCGGGTCAGCGGCGAGCTTGCGGACGGGATCCTGCCCTACCTCGCCGGGCCCCGCGCCCTCGCCGACCACATCGTGCCGGCCGTCACCGCCGCAGCCGAGGCCGCCGGGCGCCCTGCGCCCCGGATCGTGGCACTCGTCCATGGCGTGGTCACCGACGACGCCGACGCGGTCCGCGCCACGGCCGCCGAGCAGTTGGCCTTCTACGAGCAGGTTCCGTCCTACGCCCGGGCCATCGAGCTCTCCGGCGCCCGGCGGGCCGTCGATGTCGCGGTGATCGGTGACGAGAGGACGGTCGCCGCAGAGGTGCAGCGCTACCGCGACGCCGGTGCGACGGAAGTGGTGTTCGTCGGAACGGAGATCGACGGCGACACCAACCGCCGCCGCACCTGGGATCTCCTGGGCACCCTGGCGGGCTGA
- a CDS encoding GNAT family N-acetyltransferase, producing the protein MARTVSPVTDIDGLLSAYDEQMRGVPPTPPEGVGYEQDGPLLRIVGQFRGFVSAPRDVGVCGAELDRLIVRQRDYFAARGEAVEWKTRGHDRPADLTDRLRAAGFVPEEPETVLIGLAQEMAAAPVLPDGVVLRRVTADADMHRIAAMESAVWGQDWSWLAEDLISRIAAAPDEIAVMVAEAGGEVVCAAWLVFRDGTDFAGLWGGSTLRDWRGRGIYRALVAARAELAAARGVKYLQVDASADSAPILRRLGFHAVTTTTPYVWTPTPS; encoded by the coding sequence ATGGCCCGTACCGTCTCTCCTGTGACGGACATCGACGGCTTGCTCTCGGCCTACGACGAGCAGATGCGGGGCGTACCGCCCACCCCGCCCGAAGGGGTCGGCTACGAGCAGGACGGTCCGCTGCTGCGGATCGTCGGCCAGTTCCGCGGCTTTGTGAGCGCGCCGCGGGACGTCGGTGTGTGCGGCGCAGAGTTGGACCGGCTGATCGTCCGTCAGCGCGACTACTTCGCGGCCCGCGGCGAGGCGGTGGAGTGGAAGACCCGGGGGCACGACCGGCCGGCCGACCTCACCGACCGGCTGCGCGCCGCGGGCTTCGTGCCCGAGGAGCCGGAGACCGTCCTGATCGGCCTGGCGCAGGAGATGGCCGCGGCACCGGTCCTGCCGGACGGAGTGGTCCTGCGGCGGGTGACCGCGGACGCCGACATGCACCGCATCGCCGCGATGGAATCGGCCGTGTGGGGGCAGGACTGGAGCTGGCTGGCCGAGGATCTGATCAGCCGGATCGCGGCGGCACCGGACGAGATCGCCGTGATGGTGGCCGAGGCCGGCGGCGAGGTGGTCTGCGCGGCGTGGTTGGTCTTCCGCGACGGAACCGACTTCGCCGGTCTGTGGGGCGGCTCGACGCTGCGGGACTGGCGCGGCCGGGGAATCTACCGCGCGCTGGTCGCCGCCCGTGCCGAACTCGCCGCCGCCCGCGGGGTGAAGTACCTCCAGGTCGACGCCTCCGCCGACAGTGCGCCCATCCTGCGCCGGCTGGGCTTCCACGCCGTGACCACCACCACGCCCTACGTCTGGACGCCGACCCCGTCCTGA